From Rhodoferax sp. AJA081-3, the proteins below share one genomic window:
- a CDS encoding CDP-6-deoxy-delta-3,4-glucoseen reductase → MTASSSDAALFSVVVQPSGRTFNVASGEAVLAAGIRQGIGLPYGCKDGACGSCKCKLVSGTVTHGTHQLKALSAEEEAAGFVLTCCAQAHSDLVLESRQVTELGALPIKKMPTRVISLVKKSDDVMVLQLQLPANDSFAYRAGQYVEFILRDGARRSYSMASAPNLGPSMELHIRHMPGGKFTDHVFGAMKEKEILRVEGPFGSFFLREDSSKPIILLASGTGFAPIKALIEHMQHLGTERSVTLYWGGRRPADLYMQDWITAQLQTMPHLRYVPVVSDATPQDHWQGRSGFVHRAVMEDFPDLSGHQVYACGAPIVIESARKDFSARAQLPPEEFFADSFTSEADKVQA, encoded by the coding sequence ATGACTGCAAGTAGTTCAGACGCCGCACTTTTTTCCGTCGTGGTGCAACCCAGCGGCCGCACATTCAACGTAGCGTCCGGCGAGGCCGTGCTGGCGGCTGGCATACGCCAGGGCATTGGCCTGCCCTACGGTTGCAAGGATGGCGCCTGTGGCTCCTGCAAATGCAAACTGGTGTCCGGTACGGTCACACACGGCACCCACCAACTCAAGGCCCTGAGTGCAGAGGAAGAAGCCGCCGGTTTTGTACTAACCTGCTGCGCCCAAGCGCATTCAGACCTGGTGCTGGAGTCGCGCCAGGTCACCGAGCTGGGTGCATTGCCGATCAAGAAAATGCCAACCCGGGTGATATCCCTCGTCAAAAAATCAGACGACGTGATGGTGCTGCAATTGCAATTGCCCGCCAATGACAGCTTCGCCTACCGTGCCGGGCAGTATGTGGAATTCATACTGCGTGACGGCGCAAGGCGCAGCTACTCCATGGCCAGCGCACCCAACCTCGGGCCCAGCATGGAACTGCACATCCGCCACATGCCAGGCGGCAAGTTCACGGACCATGTGTTTGGTGCGATGAAAGAGAAAGAAATCCTGCGCGTCGAGGGGCCATTTGGATCGTTCTTTCTGCGCGAAGACTCCAGCAAACCCATCATCCTGCTGGCCTCCGGCACGGGCTTTGCACCCATCAAGGCCCTGATCGAACACATGCAACACCTGGGCACCGAGCGCAGCGTCACGCTGTACTGGGGTGGCCGCCGACCCGCCGACTTGTACATGCAAGACTGGATCACGGCACAGTTGCAGACCATGCCGCATCTGCGCTATGTACCAGTGGTCTCAGATGCAACGCCGCAAGACCACTGGCAAGGCCGTAGCGGTTTTGTGCACCGCGCGGTGATGGAAGATTTTCCGGACCTCAGCGGCCACCAGGTCTATGCCTGTGGCGCACCCATCGTTATTGAATCAGCACGGAAAGATTTTTCAGCGCGGGCCCAGCTGCCGCCAGAAGAGTTTTTTGCAGATTCTTTCACCTCGGAAGCAGACAAGGTTCAGGCATAA
- a CDS encoding DUF3369 domain-containing protein, protein MDLIFAEEESPPSGNAKAVQKKPWCILLVDDDAEVHAVTRLALKGFEFQGSELELLSAHSAQAGREIFNTRDDIALAIVDVVMESDHAGLDLVHYVRNTLENHRTRLVMRTGQPGQAPEDRVIREYDIDDYKEKTDLTIQKLRTLLYSKLRAYRDLCIIEYQRDGLARVLGATAMVQTAESLTVFASAVLDQLTSLLHLDKSALYCIILPNAESGEHETRTLAATGDFVQYSTSDACANLPEIVSKRFAEVFAKKAGQHFEDAYVLYSAAKNGGGNLLYLKHAMELGKLDQQLLEIYTQSVAITFENIHLQDDLRETQKELVYTLADAVEARTQKTGAHVKRVALACEMLARMYGLPEVQVALIQNASPLHDIGKVAIPDAILHKPGKLNAEEWALMQQHAQFGLDILQRSNRPLMKMAAEIALSHHERWDGSGYPNGLAGTDIPVSARITALADVFDSLGSQLSYKEPWSPEMVATAIREGSGRQFEPALVDLLLANLDAFNALRQLHPDETDTALANRH, encoded by the coding sequence ATGGATTTGATTTTTGCCGAAGAAGAATCCCCACCCTCTGGTAATGCAAAGGCTGTGCAGAAAAAGCCTTGGTGCATCCTGCTAGTGGACGATGACGCGGAAGTACACGCGGTGACCCGTCTGGCACTCAAGGGTTTTGAGTTCCAGGGCAGCGAGCTGGAGTTGCTGAGCGCCCACTCGGCCCAAGCAGGCCGCGAAATCTTCAATACCCGTGACGATATTGCGTTGGCCATTGTTGACGTGGTCATGGAAAGCGACCATGCGGGTCTTGACCTGGTCCACTACGTACGCAACACGCTGGAAAACCACCGCACACGCCTGGTGATGCGTACCGGCCAACCCGGACAGGCCCCGGAAGACCGGGTCATACGGGAATACGACATTGACGACTACAAAGAAAAGACCGACCTGACCATTCAGAAGCTGCGCACCCTGCTCTACAGCAAACTGCGTGCGTACCGCGACCTGTGCATCATCGAGTACCAGAGAGATGGACTGGCCCGGGTTCTCGGCGCAACAGCCATGGTGCAAACCGCGGAGTCGCTGACGGTCTTTGCATCTGCCGTGTTGGACCAGCTCACATCGCTGTTGCATCTGGACAAGTCCGCCCTGTACTGCATCATTTTGCCCAATGCCGAAAGCGGCGAACACGAGACCAGAACCCTTGCCGCAACCGGCGATTTTGTGCAGTACAGCACAAGCGATGCCTGTGCCAACCTGCCGGAAATCGTTTCAAAGCGTTTTGCCGAGGTATTTGCCAAAAAAGCGGGGCAGCACTTTGAGGATGCCTATGTGCTGTACTCCGCTGCCAAAAATGGTGGCGGCAACCTGCTGTACCTGAAACATGCCATGGAGTTGGGCAAGTTGGACCAACAACTGCTGGAAATTTATACCCAGAGTGTGGCCATCACCTTTGAAAACATCCACCTGCAGGACGACCTGCGGGAAACGCAGAAGGAACTGGTCTACACACTTGCCGACGCGGTGGAAGCCCGCACCCAAAAAACGGGAGCACACGTCAAACGGGTGGCACTGGCTTGCGAGATGCTAGCCCGCATGTACGGCTTGCCAGAAGTGCAGGTGGCGCTCATCCAGAATGCATCCCCCTTGCACGACATCGGCAAAGTGGCCATACCCGATGCCATTCTGCACAAGCCCGGCAAACTGAACGCCGAAGAGTGGGCGCTGATGCAACAACACGCCCAGTTTGGCCTGGACATACTGCAGCGCTCAAACCGCCCTTTGATGAAAATGGCCGCAGAGATTGCGTTGTCACACCACGAGCGTTGGGACGGCAGTGGATACCCCAACGGATTGGCGGGAACAGACATTCCCGTGTCTGCGCGTATCACCGCGTTGGCCGATGTGTTTGACTCCTTGGGCTCACAATTGAGTTACAAAGAGCCGTGGTCGCCCGAGATGGTGGCCACCGCCATTCGCGAAGGCAGTGGCCGGCAATTCGAGCCCGCGCTGGTGGACCTGCTGTTGGCGAATCTGGATGCTTTTAACGCTTTGCGCCAGTTGCATCCCGACGAAACAGACACCGCGCTCGCGAACAGGCACTAG
- a CDS encoding phosphatase PAP2 family protein, translating to MPTDPANTLTNRQTPPLFWWMVGGSVGLALLPTAWTALDLRAAAIFLGPDAHNGVFRWWWVELINLYVPAVFRVLVFVALGGLMWASMNASRKQWRLPLAFIVLAGALGPGLVVNNGFKDNWQRARPYQVQEFGGTQQFTRAAVPTDQCNNNCSFVSGHVACGFFLASLMLIDRKRRRAWAVAGVVGGLTIGFARMADGAHWLSDVLWASPITLLTSWLVWKVLLRLYRT from the coding sequence ATGCCCACCGATCCTGCCAACACCCTGACCAACCGCCAGACGCCACCGCTCTTTTGGTGGATGGTGGGCGGCAGTGTCGGACTGGCACTGTTGCCTACGGCGTGGACGGCGTTGGATCTGCGGGCTGCGGCCATTTTTCTAGGCCCCGATGCACACAACGGTGTCTTTCGGTGGTGGTGGGTGGAGTTGATCAACCTGTATGTGCCCGCTGTTTTCAGGGTCCTGGTGTTCGTGGCGCTCGGGGGGTTGATGTGGGCGAGCATGAATGCCAGCAGAAAACAGTGGCGGTTGCCGCTGGCATTTATTGTTCTGGCAGGAGCCCTGGGACCCGGGCTGGTGGTAAACAACGGCTTCAAAGACAACTGGCAACGTGCGCGCCCCTACCAGGTGCAGGAATTTGGTGGCACGCAACAATTCACCCGCGCAGCCGTCCCGACCGACCAGTGCAACAACAACTGTTCTTTTGTGAGCGGCCATGTGGCCTGCGGCTTTTTTCTGGCCTCTCTGATGCTGATAGACCGTAAACGCCGCAGAGCCTGGGCTGTTGCCGGTGTGGTGGGTGGCCTGACCATAGGGTTTGCGCGCATGGCGGACGGCGCACATTGGCTGAGTGATGTCTTGTGGGCCAGCCCCATCACACTCTTGACCAGTTGGTTGGTCTGGAAAGTGCTGCTGCGCCTTTACCGCACGTAG
- a CDS encoding NAD-dependent epimerase/dehydratase family protein, which yields MPSNQTPLGALPARFRRERLLIVGCGDVGLRVAGYLRGRVRLLALTSQPERIAELRSQGITPLLGNLDTRNSLRRLAGLATRLVHLAPPPSEGWADPRTQALVRALRLRSQPRSAVYGSTSGVYGDCGGARVTETRALCAGTPRAQRRTHAEASVRFWGQARAVRACILRIPGIYAPDREGGTPRARLLKGTPVLLREDDVYTNHIHADDLARACCLAVWRGAPQRVYNVNDDSELLMGDYFDLAADLYGLPRPPRIAREGASTQLPLALLSFMNESRRMVNDRMKRELRLNLHYPTVRSGLG from the coding sequence TTGCCTTCAAACCAGACTCCTCTTGGCGCCTTGCCTGCGCGATTTCGCCGTGAACGGCTGCTGATTGTCGGCTGTGGTGACGTGGGCTTGCGTGTGGCGGGTTACTTGCGCGGCAGGGTTCGACTGCTGGCGCTGACCTCGCAGCCCGAACGTATCGCCGAACTGCGGTCCCAAGGGATCACACCCTTGCTGGGCAATCTGGACACGCGCAACAGCCTGCGCAGGTTGGCAGGCCTGGCCACACGGCTGGTGCATCTCGCGCCACCGCCGTCCGAAGGCTGGGCCGATCCCAGGACACAGGCGCTGGTACGCGCGCTGCGTTTGCGCAGCCAGCCGCGCAGCGCGGTCTACGGCTCCACCAGCGGCGTCTATGGGGACTGCGGCGGTGCGCGGGTGACGGAAACCCGGGCCCTGTGCGCGGGCACACCCAGGGCCCAAAGGCGGACCCATGCTGAGGCCAGCGTACGTTTCTGGGGGCAGGCCCGTGCGGTGCGTGCCTGCATATTACGCATACCCGGCATTTACGCCCCGGACCGTGAAGGTGGCACCCCGCGGGCGCGGCTGCTCAAAGGCACGCCGGTGTTGCTCCGGGAGGATGATGTCTACACCAACCACATCCATGCGGATGACCTGGCGCGTGCCTGTTGTCTTGCCGTGTGGCGCGGAGCCCCCCAGCGGGTCTACAACGTCAACGACGACAGTGAGCTGCTGATGGGAGATTATTTTGATCTGGCAGCTGACCTGTATGGCCTGCCGCGACCACCCCGTATCGCCAGGGAAGGAGCTTCCACGCAATTGCCCTTGGCGTTATTGAGTTTCATGAATGAATCGCGGCGCATGGTCAACGACCGCATGAAGCGCGAGTTGCGGTTAAACCTGCACTACCCCACGGTGCGCAGTGGTCTGGGCTAG
- a CDS encoding branched-chain amino acid ABC transporter permease codes for MKQQQKILVFLAAAVGLLVLPLLLQGFGNAWVRIVDMALLFVLLSLGLNIVVGYAGLLDLGYVAFFAIGAYTYGLMASPHLTETFPALAAMFPDGLHMPLWVILPVAAGIAGLFGVLLGAPTLRLRGDYLAIVTLGFGEIIRVFMNNLDHPVNITNGPKGILGIDSLHFFGINLGKKLSVFGFEVASVTLYYYLFLALVVFSVVICHRLELSRVGRAWMAIREDEIAAKAMGINTRNLKLLAFGMGATFGGVSGAMFAAFQGFISPESFSLMESVMIVAMVVLGGVGHLPGVILGAVLLSGLPEVLRYVAGPLQELSGGRLDASILRQLLTALAMIIVMLARPRGLWPSPEHGKSLQNVKS; via the coding sequence ATGAAACAACAACAAAAAATTCTGGTATTTCTGGCAGCGGCCGTAGGCCTGCTGGTACTGCCCCTGCTGCTGCAGGGTTTCGGTAACGCGTGGGTGCGTATTGTGGACATGGCACTGCTGTTTGTGCTGCTGTCGCTGGGTCTGAATATCGTGGTGGGTTACGCGGGCCTGTTGGATTTGGGTTACGTCGCGTTCTTCGCGATTGGTGCCTACACCTACGGTCTGATGGCCTCGCCCCATCTGACCGAGACCTTCCCGGCTTTGGCTGCGATGTTCCCGGATGGCTTGCATATGCCGCTTTGGGTCATCCTGCCGGTGGCTGCCGGGATCGCGGGGCTGTTTGGAGTGTTGTTGGGGGCCCCAACCCTGCGCCTGCGGGGAGACTACCTGGCCATCGTGACACTGGGATTTGGTGAAATCATCCGCGTGTTCATGAACAACCTGGATCACCCGGTCAACATCACCAATGGTCCCAAAGGTATTCTCGGCATCGATTCCTTGCATTTCTTTGGTATCAACCTTGGTAAGAAGCTGTCGGTGTTTGGTTTTGAGGTGGCCTCAGTCACGCTGTATTACTACCTGTTCCTGGCGCTGGTCGTGTTCAGCGTGGTGATTTGCCACCGCCTGGAACTGTCACGTGTCGGCCGCGCCTGGATGGCGATTCGTGAAGACGAAATTGCCGCCAAGGCCATGGGCATCAATACCCGCAATCTGAAACTGCTGGCCTTCGGCATGGGCGCCACGTTTGGTGGTGTGTCGGGCGCGATGTTTGCGGCCTTCCAAGGGTTTATTTCGCCCGAGTCCTTCAGTCTGATGGAGTCCGTGATGATTGTCGCCATGGTGGTCCTGGGCGGCGTGGGTCACCTGCCGGGCGTCATTTTGGGTGCCGTGTTGTTGTCAGGTCTGCCCGAAGTGTTGCGTTATGTGGCGGGTCCTTTGCAGGAGTTGTCCGGCGGGCGTCTAGATGCCTCCATCCTGCGGCAGTTGCTGACCGCATTGGCCATGATTATTGTCATGCTGGCCCGGCCCCGCGGATTGTGGCCATCGCCCGAGCATGGCAAGTCCCTGCAGAACGTGAAGAGCTGA
- a CDS encoding ABC transporter ATP-binding protein: MTDTVLNVSGVSKRFGGLQALSDVGIKIERGQVYGLIGPNGAGKTTFFNVLTGLYTPDSGSFELAGKTYHPTAVHTVAKAGIARTFQNIRLFAEMTALENVMVGRHIRTHSGLMGAIFRTAGFKAEEAAIAKRSQELLDYVGIGKFADYKARTLSYGDQRRLEIARALATDPQLIALDEPAAGMNATEKVMLRELIDRIRKDNRTILLIEHDVKLVMGLCDRVTVLDYGKQIAEGTPADVQKNEKVIEAYLGTSGH; the protein is encoded by the coding sequence ATGACAGATACAGTACTCAACGTCTCCGGCGTTTCCAAACGGTTTGGTGGTTTGCAGGCGCTTAGCGATGTAGGCATCAAGATTGAGCGCGGCCAGGTGTACGGATTGATCGGCCCCAATGGTGCCGGCAAGACGACATTCTTCAACGTGCTGACCGGCTTGTATACGCCGGACAGTGGCAGCTTTGAGCTGGCCGGCAAGACCTACCACCCCACTGCGGTGCACACCGTGGCCAAGGCTGGTATTGCCCGTACCTTCCAGAACATTCGCCTGTTTGCCGAGATGACGGCGCTGGAGAATGTAATGGTTGGGCGCCATATCCGCACCCATTCGGGATTGATGGGGGCAATCTTCCGCACTGCAGGTTTCAAGGCCGAGGAAGCTGCGATTGCCAAGCGCTCGCAAGAGCTGCTGGACTATGTTGGCATCGGAAAATTTGCGGACTACAAGGCGCGCACTCTGAGCTACGGAGACCAGCGCCGTCTGGAGATTGCACGTGCCCTGGCAACCGATCCACAGCTGATCGCGCTGGACGAGCCGGCAGCCGGCATGAACGCCACCGAAAAGGTCATGCTGCGCGAACTGATTGACCGTATCCGCAAAGACAACCGCACCATTTTGCTGATCGAGCACGATGTGAAGCTGGTCATGGGTTTGTGCGACCGCGTCACGGTGCTGGACTACGGCAAGCAGATCGCCGAAGGCACACCAGCCGACGTGCAGAAAAACGAAAAAGTGATTGAAGCGTATCTGGGCACCAGCGGCCACTAG
- a CDS encoding ABC transporter ATP-binding protein: protein MTTKTLLKVTGLKVSYGGIQAVKGVDFEVHEGELVSLIGSNGAGKTTTMKAITGTQPINAGDIEYLGKSIRGQGPWDLVKQGLAMVPEGRGVFTRMTIVENLQMGAYIRNDKDGIAADMEKMFTIFPRLRERKDQLAGTMSGGEQQMLAMGRALMSRPKVLLLDEPSMGLSPIMVDKIFEVIKDVYAQGVTVLLVEQNASRALGIANRGYVMESGIVTMSGNAAEMLTDPRVRAAYLGE, encoded by the coding sequence ATGACAACAAAGACTTTGCTCAAAGTAACCGGGTTGAAGGTTTCCTACGGCGGCATTCAGGCCGTCAAGGGTGTGGATTTTGAAGTGCATGAAGGTGAACTGGTCTCGTTGATCGGTTCCAACGGTGCTGGCAAGACCACCACCATGAAGGCCATCACCGGCACGCAGCCCATCAACGCAGGCGATATCGAGTATCTGGGCAAGAGCATTCGCGGCCAGGGCCCATGGGACCTGGTCAAGCAGGGCCTTGCTATGGTGCCAGAAGGCCGCGGGGTTTTTACCCGCATGACGATTGTCGAGAACCTGCAGATGGGCGCCTACATCCGCAATGACAAAGACGGCATTGCGGCGGACATGGAAAAGATGTTCACCATCTTCCCGCGTCTGCGTGAGCGCAAGGACCAACTGGCCGGGACCATGTCCGGCGGTGAGCAGCAGATGCTGGCCATGGGCCGCGCATTGATGAGCCGCCCCAAGGTGTTGTTGCTGGACGAGCCCTCCATGGGTCTGTCGCCCATCATGGTGGACAAGATTTTTGAGGTCATCAAAGACGTCTACGCCCAGGGTGTTACGGTCTTGCTGGTGGAGCAAAATGCCAGCCGTGCGCTGGGTATCGCCAACCGCGGATACGTGATGGAATCCGGCATTGTGACCATGTCGGGCAATGCGGCCGAGATGTTGACCGACCCACGGGTGCGCGCAGCCTACCTGGGCGAGTAG